Proteins encoded in a region of the Flammeovirga yaeyamensis genome:
- a CDS encoding TonB-dependent receptor, protein MKTFNLLVLLSIITSIQLHAQAVISGMVKDADTGEEIIGASVIIKGTTKGASSDIYGKFSFQVESGTHEIIASFIGYKASSKTVSINANGNAEVIFNLAIDAQELEAVEIVGKANKESAQALMVERKNADIMIESIGAEEMSVKGVSDVEGAMTKMTGVAKVRGKGLYVRGLGDRYNIATMNGLPVPSTNPDLKVIPLSIFPTDLVKNIGVSKTATPELYGDFAGANIDITLKDYPDDAFFTIGISGAYNTLASFNDFKTHKDGQYEAFGFNGDARQRPEGGVPTITPNGEPGNFNTSWSPTTINAPMNLGLNASGGKSWNIGDESVFGIIGSLAHSNKYEYRDGRFAAYNAQATPYVDYDREEWIYSTNTSALLNFTFELNSRHKFKLNNIVVNESFNSVDENYGYNNDLDTETLFARRNTYLQNTIFVNQFSGDHKFMENDRLNFTWGVSRTETISQEPDRRQLLFSGRSVDGKEVNLFSRNAFDNHRYWGEMNEVEYAARTDVSIGLGAFNTNNDNFRSTLRFGYQMKSKTRDFEWFQTNIRSSSAVVRGINSEDPNDRINEWIQNETINYSPFTIPNNYFQAKMDVHSFYTGYDYDIMPSKLKMNVGLRTEIGEQYVMYKMQGDLIADPYREDSYSSVEFLPSFNLKYSLDDRSNMRFAASKTITRPGMRELIPFEYQTVVGGEAIIGNPNLKNAQNYNVDLKYEIFPNSGELFSVGLFGKYLDNPIEKVARPSAGNVYSFDNIGTATVAGIEIEFEKSLGSIFNNGSEALERTTVGMNGTFMYSQMTIADDINTIVTNRQRALQGASPYILNANVGYQQDWGNGDINSIFTLTYTTFGDRIFAAGAMGAGDIYEKSFGTLDLIIRNKIKDALSFNVSAKNLLNPSIERFQKFEGGTTKQVSSYQLGMELGVGLSYTF, encoded by the coding sequence ATGAAAACTTTTAACCTACTAGTTTTATTATCAATCATAACTAGCATTCAACTTCATGCCCAAGCCGTAATATCGGGTATGGTGAAGGATGCTGACACTGGCGAAGAAATAATTGGTGCCAGTGTAATCATCAAAGGCACAACAAAAGGTGCCTCATCTGACATCTACGGAAAATTTTCTTTTCAAGTTGAGTCTGGTACTCACGAAATTATCGCTTCTTTTATTGGTTACAAGGCGTCTAGCAAAACAGTAAGCATAAACGCTAACGGAAATGCAGAAGTGATTTTCAATTTAGCTATTGATGCACAAGAGTTAGAAGCTGTTGAGATTGTTGGTAAAGCCAACAAAGAAAGTGCTCAAGCTTTAATGGTTGAGCGTAAGAACGCGGATATCATGATCGAATCTATTGGTGCCGAAGAAATGTCTGTAAAAGGTGTTTCGGATGTAGAAGGTGCCATGACAAAAATGACAGGTGTGGCGAAAGTAAGAGGAAAAGGACTTTATGTAAGAGGTCTTGGAGATCGTTACAACATCGCAACAATGAACGGACTTCCGGTTCCATCTACCAACCCCGACTTAAAAGTTATCCCGTTATCAATTTTCCCTACTGACTTAGTTAAAAACATTGGTGTCTCTAAAACAGCAACTCCAGAATTATATGGTGATTTCGCTGGTGCAAACATTGACATTACGCTTAAAGATTATCCTGATGATGCTTTCTTTACAATAGGAATTTCAGGAGCATACAACACTTTAGCTTCATTCAACGACTTTAAAACGCATAAAGACGGACAGTACGAAGCGTTTGGATTTAATGGCGATGCAAGACAAAGACCTGAAGGAGGTGTACCTACAATTACTCCAAATGGCGAACCAGGTAATTTTAATACATCATGGTCGCCAACTACAATAAACGCTCCGATGAACTTAGGTTTAAATGCATCTGGTGGTAAATCTTGGAATATTGGTGATGAAAGTGTTTTTGGTATAATCGGATCATTAGCTCACAGTAATAAATATGAGTACAGAGATGGTCGCTTTGCCGCTTACAATGCACAAGCCACTCCATATGTAGATTATGATCGTGAAGAGTGGATCTACTCTACAAATACTTCTGCTTTATTAAACTTCACATTTGAATTAAATAGCAGACATAAATTCAAATTAAACAATATCGTTGTCAACGAGTCTTTCAACTCAGTGGATGAAAACTACGGATACAACAACGACTTGGATACTGAAACATTATTCGCTAGAAGAAATACATATCTTCAAAATACCATCTTCGTTAATCAGTTTTCTGGTGATCATAAATTCATGGAAAATGATCGATTGAATTTTACTTGGGGTGTTTCTAGAACAGAAACTATCTCTCAAGAACCTGATAGAAGACAACTATTATTCTCTGGTAGATCTGTTGATGGTAAGGAAGTCAACTTATTCTCCCGTAATGCATTTGATAATCATCGTTATTGGGGTGAAATGAATGAAGTGGAATATGCTGCTAGAACAGATGTTTCCATTGGATTAGGTGCTTTTAATACAAACAATGACAATTTCAGAAGTACTTTAAGGTTCGGATATCAAATGAAATCTAAAACGAGAGATTTTGAGTGGTTCCAAACTAACATTAGATCAAGTAGTGCGGTTGTAAGGGGTATTAATTCGGAGGATCCAAACGATAGAATCAACGAATGGATTCAAAATGAAACGATCAACTATTCTCCTTTTACTATTCCTAATAACTATTTCCAAGCTAAAATGGATGTGCATTCCTTCTATACTGGCTATGATTACGATATCATGCCAAGTAAATTAAAGATGAATGTAGGCTTAAGAACAGAGATTGGTGAACAGTATGTGATGTACAAAATGCAAGGTGATTTAATTGCTGATCCTTACAGAGAAGACAGTTATTCATCTGTAGAATTCTTACCATCATTCAATTTAAAATACTCACTTGATGACCGATCAAACATGAGATTCGCCGCTAGTAAAACAATTACTAGACCTGGTATGAGAGAGTTAATTCCTTTCGAATATCAAACAGTCGTGGGTGGTGAAGCCATTATCGGTAACCCGAACTTAAAAAATGCACAGAATTACAATGTGGATTTGAAATACGAAATCTTCCCTAATTCAGGAGAATTGTTCTCAGTAGGTTTATTCGGTAAGTACTTGGATAATCCAATTGAAAAAGTAGCTAGACCATCTGCAGGTAACGTCTACTCTTTCGATAACATTGGGACAGCAACGGTAGCAGGTATTGAAATTGAATTCGAAAAATCTTTAGGAAGTATTTTCAATAATGGCTCTGAAGCTTTAGAAAGAACAACTGTTGGTATGAATGGTACATTTATGTACTCTCAAATGACGATCGCTGACGATATCAATACGATTGTTACCAACCGTCAGAGAGCTTTACAAGGTGCTTCTCCTTATATACTTAATGCTAATGTGGGGTATCAACAAGACTGGGGCAACGGTGATATCAACTCCATTTTCACTTTGACTTACACTACTTTTGGCGATAGAATCTTCGCAGCAGGTGCTATGGGAGCTGGAGACATCTATGAAAAATCATTCGGTACTTTAGACCTAATAATTAGAAATAAAATCAAGGATGCATTAAGCTTTAATGTATCAGCTAAAAACTTATTAAACCCTTCTATCGAGCGATTTCAAAAATTTGAAGGAGGGACAACAAAACAAGTTTCATCTTATCAATTAGGTATGGAACTAGGTGTAGGACTTTCTTACACATTCTAA
- a CDS encoding DUF5723 family protein yields the protein MKLYRFLLFAIFLGLPIITYAQMEGSVYSVTGRGGVGTTFVTDYQAIGINPANLGIKKNYRDPKFTFGLLESNFIFSSEAINTQELLSALTDYRTTKFSLEDKQRAVDKFDSKVTTVDASVMLFGASMQLPKKWGGVAISIRDNVHTRVKTNAFAAEVLFFGATSSYFPKLELADGSIIDNPRHTGQGEPLTSEQISQVRGGYFENVDDAQTYSELLAGTKTKSTWVREYNAAWGAQILETYDLSIYGGFGAKYIQGLMILDFEVDDNGNMKDAVFSSSFVNPEDVLNAASPDANAIINSTTADNRSMTQKALFPKNAGWGWGLDFGLTFVIKRNLKVSAAISNFGKMNWEGQVYSINDGKLANINGQGLDNYNFLINDQSAFQFAGTNSALDWTTDAKKESFDLPTILRFGASYEFFRLVHVGFDVIIPQNNEPGNIENPFYAIGGDFRPFKRFAFSTGFNYGGNNEVFNFPLGVTYFSRKGNYEAGISTHDVKSYFAQSANTSTISLAGGFLRFKI from the coding sequence ATGAAACTCTATAGATTTCTACTTTTTGCTATATTTCTGGGGCTACCTATTATAACTTATGCCCAAATGGAAGGGAGTGTCTACTCTGTCACAGGTCGTGGCGGTGTAGGAACTACTTTTGTGACCGATTATCAAGCGATTGGTATTAACCCTGCCAATCTTGGAATCAAAAAAAATTACAGAGATCCCAAATTTACTTTTGGATTACTCGAATCGAACTTCATCTTTTCATCAGAGGCAATTAACACTCAGGAGCTTCTTAGTGCATTGACTGATTACAGAACTACAAAATTTAGTCTCGAGGATAAACAAAGAGCTGTTGATAAATTTGACAGTAAAGTAACCACTGTAGATGCAAGTGTTATGTTATTTGGTGCAAGTATGCAACTTCCCAAAAAATGGGGTGGTGTAGCCATCAGCATCAGAGATAATGTTCATACGAGGGTAAAAACAAATGCTTTTGCAGCTGAGGTTTTATTCTTTGGAGCGACATCAAGTTACTTTCCTAAATTAGAATTAGCAGATGGAAGTATCATCGATAACCCAAGACATACTGGACAAGGTGAACCTTTAACTTCTGAACAAATTTCTCAAGTTAGAGGCGGATATTTCGAAAATGTAGACGATGCTCAAACATATAGTGAACTATTAGCAGGTACAAAAACCAAGTCTACTTGGGTGAGAGAGTATAATGCTGCTTGGGGTGCACAAATTTTAGAAACATACGATTTGTCAATTTATGGAGGTTTCGGTGCAAAATACATTCAAGGTTTAATGATTCTTGATTTTGAAGTAGATGATAATGGCAATATGAAAGATGCTGTTTTCTCTTCTTCATTTGTCAACCCAGAAGATGTATTGAATGCTGCATCTCCAGATGCCAATGCTATCATTAACTCTACTACTGCAGACAATCGTTCTATGACTCAAAAAGCACTTTTCCCTAAAAATGCTGGTTGGGGTTGGGGTCTTGATTTTGGTCTGACATTCGTTATTAAAAGAAACTTAAAGGTAAGTGCAGCAATTTCTAATTTCGGTAAAATGAATTGGGAAGGTCAAGTTTACTCAATTAATGATGGTAAACTAGCTAATATTAATGGTCAAGGTTTAGATAATTACAACTTCTTGATTAACGATCAATCTGCCTTTCAATTTGCAGGAACTAATTCTGCTTTAGACTGGACGACTGATGCAAAAAAAGAATCATTTGATTTACCGACAATATTACGCTTCGGAGCGAGCTACGAGTTTTTCCGTTTAGTACATGTTGGTTTCGATGTGATTATTCCTCAAAATAATGAGCCTGGTAACATAGAAAATCCATTTTATGCCATTGGAGGTGATTTCAGACCTTTCAAAAGATTTGCCTTCTCTACAGGGTTTAACTATGGTGGTAACAACGAAGTATTTAACTTCCCACTTGGTGTTACTTATTTCTCAAGAAAAGGAAATTACGAGGCTGGTATCTCTACCCATGACGTTAAATCTTACTTTGCCCAATCGGCAAATACAAGTACTATTTCATTGGCAGGAGGTTTCTTAAGATTCAAAATTTAA